Genomic segment of Planctomycetota bacterium:
GCCGTTGTCCTTGACCCATTCGACCTGCACGGTTTCGATGCCGGCGAGGTTGCCGTGACCGTCGTCGATGAAGCGCTTGGAGAGAATCGAGTACGTGCGCGGATCGGAGCCGAACTTCGCCTCCGACTCGGCGTGCCCGTAATCGACGCGGAAAATCTTGGGCCAGTGCGGCCAGGGATTGTCGGCGGCGCGGCCCTCGGGGGGTTTGGGCAACAATTCGAAGTTCGTCATGCTCGCGCAGCCGTGCCGCAGCGATGTGCCGATGCAGTCGGTGCCGGTGTCGCCGCCGCCGATGACGATGACGTGCTTGTCCTTGGCCGAGATGTAGTTGCCGTCGTCGAGGTTCGAGTCGAGGAAGCTCTTGGTATGCGCGGTCAGGAACTCCATGGCGAAATGCACGCCCTTGAGGTCGCGCCCGGGGATCGGCAGATCGCGCGGCTTGGTGGCGCCGGTGGCGAGCAAGACCGCGTCATGTTCTTCGACCAGCTTCTTCGGGTCGACGTTTTTGCCGACGTCGGCCTTGGTCTTGAACTTGACGCCTTCCTTTTTCATCTGCTTGAGGCGGCGCTCGACGACGCCCTTGTCGAGCTTCATGTTCGGAATGCCGTACATGAGCAGCCCGCCGATGCGGTCGGCGCGCTCGTAGACCGTCACGTCATGCCCGGCGCGGCGAAGCTGCTGCGCGGCGGAAAGACCCGCGGGGCCGGACCCGATCACAGCGACCTTCTTGCCCGTCTCGCTTGTCGGAGGCAGCGGCTTGATCCACTTCTTGGCCCAGCCCTTGTCGACGATGGCGTTCTCGATGTTCTTGATCGTCACGGCCGGGTCGGTGATGCCCAATACGCACGCGCCTTCGCACGGCGCGGGGCAGGCGCGGCCGGTGAACTCGGGGAAGTTGTTGGTCTTGTGCAGCCGATCCAGCGCTTCGCGCCAGCGATTGCGGTAGACCAGATCGTTCCACTCGGGAATCAGATTATCGATGGGGCAGCCGGTGTCGGACTGGCAGAAGGGCACGCCGCAGTCCATGCAGCGGGCGCCCTGCTCCTTGAGATGTTTGTCCTCGGGCGCGGTGTAGATTTCCGCGAAGTCGGTCAATCGCACGAGCGGCTCCCGATAGGGGACGCTCTTGCGTGTAAATTCCTTGAATCCGGTGGGCTTTCCCATGAGTTAGTTCGTCCGTAGCTGGGGGCGAATGGTTCGTCGTCACTTGAGATGTTGTCGTTCGATCGCGTTCATGCGATTGCGCACCGACGTGTACCAGCTTCCCCCGAATCTTCGGGAGATCTGATATTGCAGGTAGAGCCCGAGGCCGAAGCGTTTGTAGTTGAACAGGACGCGGTAGAGTCGGTTCTGCAGGGCCAGGTAAGCGCGCGTGGGCAGAGGCAGCGGTGCGCCGGTGCCGAAGAGCTTGTATCCGCGGGCGACCATCATGTCGCCGCAGCGCGCTTCGACCCATGACAATTCCGCCGGGCTGAGCTTGCGACGCCACTGATCGACGAGGTTCGGATCGGGAGCGTCGTAAGTGGTGTTCTTGACGTAATCGAACATGCGCTCGTCGAAACCGACGCCGACGAAATTACAGATTTGCGTGAGCAATTCGTTGACGTTGGCGAGCAGGTCGCGGAAGCGGATTTCGATGACCTGGTCCGGCCGCAGCTTGGGAGCGATGGCTTCCCATTCCTTCTCGGCGGTGAGCCAGACGTCGGCCCCATAGTAGACATTGCCGACCCAGCCCATGGGGATGCAGCTTCGCGCCACATCGCGCGGATCGCGAATGATGTGGATGAACCGGGCGTTGGGGAAAAGGCGGAGCATCAGGTCAAAGCGATGGTGCAGAACGACG
This window contains:
- a CDS encoding sulfotransferase, whose translation is MHNEIKSAPSPAAPAPAPAAPAADAASEADVAHQLDQPIFLCGCVRSGTTMLRLILQHHPRIVGGHEFPYVRLCAEGENFIDTESFRQKLVAFRPHQQFGLTVNPDLDTPGLIRDFVRQMGAEAPQNHLLVVLHHRFDLMLRLFPNARFIHIIRDPRDVARSCIPMGWVGNVYYGADVWLTAEKEWEAIAPKLRPDQVIEIRFRDLLANVNELLTQICNFVGVGFDERMFDYVKNTTYDAPDPNLVDQWRRKLSPAELSWVEARCGDMMVARGYKLFGTGAPLPLPTRAYLALQNRLYRVLFNYKRFGLGLYLQYQISRRFGGSWYTSVRNRMNAIERQHLK
- the gltD gene encoding glutamate synthase small subunit → MGKPTGFKEFTRKSVPYREPLVRLTDFAEIYTAPEDKHLKEQGARCMDCGVPFCQSDTGCPIDNLIPEWNDLVYRNRWREALDRLHKTNNFPEFTGRACPAPCEGACVLGITDPAVTIKNIENAIVDKGWAKKWIKPLPPTSETGKKVAVIGSGPAGLSAAQQLRRAGHDVTVYERADRIGGLLMYGIPNMKLDKGVVERRLKQMKKEGVKFKTKADVGKNVDPKKLVEEHDAVLLATGATKPRDLPIPGRDLKGVHFAMEFLTAHTKSFLDSNLDDGNYISAKDKHVIVIGGGDTGTDCIGTSLRHGCASMTNFELLPKPPEGRAADNPWPHWPKIFRVDYGHAESEAKFGSDPRTYSILSKRFIDDGHGNLAGIETVQVEWVKDNGRFQMREVPGSEKTWKADLVLLAMGFLGPEHYLLEALGDDYKIATDPRSNYQAEHGRFITSHPKVFTAGDCRRGQSLVVWAINEGRGAARAIDLALMGKTTLHAPGLNLPQEAVHATAG